The stretch of DNA CGATTGCGCAACGACGCCTCCCCCTCGAAACGCCACTCGCTATCGGGGAGTGCGAAGAAGCAGTAGCGGTTGCGTGAGACGGGCAACTCGGGAAACACAAAGCCGGGGGCTTCCTCCTTGAAGGTGGAGGGGGTGGCGGTGTAGAGCCCGGTGCGCACATTAACCAGGGCGCGACTGTAGTTCTCATTCACCAGGCGCACCCGGTGGCCGGCGGCGCTGAAAATGGCGCGAATAATATCGACGGCAAAGCCCTCTTTTTCCTCCCCCGCCTTGCAGCTGAAGGGGCACCAGTAGTCAGGAGAGGCCAGTACGATCTCATCGGCAAGGGTATCGTTGCGGGGCCACAGCAGGACCAGCGCCAACCCCACCAACGACAGGGCCAGGCGCCCACAGGTACGGGAGCCGAATAGGGGGGAAAAGCAGGAAAACAGCGTGGTCACGGTCCGTTGATCCAGAACAAAAGCATTAATAGAGGCAGCCATCCCGCTGCACGAGTGCAGCTTACAACCCATAGAAAGCCCCTATCAACCCCATACACAGAATGATTTAACCCCCTGTGCAGCGAGCACCTATAGTGTTTGTACGAGCAGAGCCCCCCGGGGGCTCACCCAAGCCATACCCAATCCGTCAGACGACGAGGAGATGATCATGGGCAGGAACAACAGCGATAATGCGGGCCAATGCCCCTTTATGCACGGATCACGCACCACCATGGGCGATCAGGGCACCGCCAACCAGCAGTGGTGGCCCAACCAGCTCAACCTCAAAATACTCCACCAGAACAGCGCCGAAACCAACCCGCTGGGGGAGGCCTTCGACTACCGCGACGCCTTCAACAGTCTCGATTACGAGGCCCTCAAACAAGACCTTAAGGCGCTGATGACCGATTCCCAGCCCTGGTGGCCCGCTGACTACGGCCACTACGGGCCCCTCTTTATCCGCATGGCCTGGCACAGCGCCGGCACCTACCGGGCGGGCGATGGTCGCGGTGGCGCCGGCAGCGGCGGCCAGCGCTTCGCCCCCCTCAACAGCTGGCCCGACAACGTCAACCTCGACAAGGCTCGGCGCCTGTTGTGGCCGATCAAGCAGAAGTACGGTAATGCCATCTCCTGGGCCGACCTGATGATCCTCACCGGCAACGTCGCCCTCGAATCCATGGGACTCAAGCCCTTCGGCTTTGGCGGCGGGCGCGCCGATACCTGGGAGCCCGAGGAGGATATCTACTGGGGCAGCGAGAAGGAGTGGCTGGCCGACGAACGCTACAGCGGTGAACGGGATCTGGAGGATCCGCTGGCGGCGGTGCAGATGGGGCTGATCTACGTGAACCCCGAAGGCCCCAACGGCAACCCCGACCCCTTGGCCGCGGCCCGGGATATTCGTGAAACCTTCAAACGCATGGCGATGGACGACGAGGAGACCGTGGCCCTGATCGCCGGCGGCCATACCTTTGGCAAGACCCACGGCGCCGGTGACGCCGCCCAGTTGGGGCCCGAGCCGGAAGCCGCCCCGATCGAGCTGCAGGGGCTGGGCTGGGCCAACAGCCAGGGCAGCGGCAAGGGGGTGGACACCATCTCCAGCGGCCTCGAAGGGGCCTGGACTCCCAACCCCATCCAGTGGGATAACGGCTTCTTCGACACCCTCCTTGGCTACGAATGGGAGCTGACCCGCAGCCCCGCCGGCGCCCAGCAGTGGACCCCCAAGGAGGCCGCGGCCAAGGGCACCGTGCCCGACGCCCATGACCCCAGCCAGCGCCACGCCCCCATGATGGCGACCACCGACCTGGCGCTGCGGGAGGACCCGGCCTATCGCGCCATCTCCGAGCGCTTCCACGCCAACCCGGACCAGTTCGCCGATGCCTTCGCCCGCGCCTGGTTCAAACTCACCCACCGGGATATGGGCCCCGTCGCCCGCTATCTCGGCCCCGAGGTACCCGGCGAATCCTTGCTGTGGCAGGACCCGCTCCCCCCCCTCGACCACCCACTGGTGGACAGCGCCGATATCGCCCGACTCAAGGCGCAGCTGCTGGAGAGCGGTCTCTCCATCTCTGAACTGGTAGCCACCGCCTGGGCCTCCGCCTCCAGCTTCCGCGGCTCCGACATGCGCGGAGGTGCCAATGGTGCGCGCATTCGCCTCGCGCCGCAGAAGGATTGGGCGGTCAATAACCCGGATCAGCTGGCGCGGGTACTGCCGGTGCTGGAGGATATCCAGCAGGCATTTAACCAGTCCCAGCAAGGGGGCAAGCGGATCTCCCTGGCGGACCTGATCGTACTGGGAGGCTCGGCGGCCATCGAGCGGGCTGCTCAACACGCAGGCATCGACATAGAGGTCCCCTTCACACCGGGCCGTACCGATGCCACCCAGGAGCAGACCGATGTCGAATCCTTCGCCTACCTGGAGCCGGTGGCCGACGGCTTTCGCAACTACCTCAAGGGGAGCTACCCGGTTCCCGCGGAGGAGCTGCTGATCGACCGGGCGCAACTGCTGACCCTCACCGCCCCGCAAATGACGGTGCTGGTGGGCGGGCTGCGGGTGCTTAACGCCAACAGCGGGCAGGCCCCGGAGGGGGTCTTTACCCACCGGCCCGAGACTCTCAGCAACGACTTTTTCGTCAACCTGCTGGATATGGGCATTGAGTGGACAACGGTGGCCGGTGAGGCCAACCGCTTCGAGGGACGCGACCGCGCCAGCGGTGAAACCCAATGGAGCGCTACCCGGGTCGACCTGGTGTTTGGCTCCAACTCGCAGCTACGCGCCCTGGCCGAGGTCTACGCCCAGGCGGATAACCAGGAGCGTTTTGTGCGCGACTTCGTGACCGCCTGGTGCAAGGTGATGAACGCCGACCGCTTCGACCTCAACTGAGGCTCCTGACCTACCCACCCCGGCTGGCGCCCTCCCCGGCGCCAGCCGATTCCGGCCCCATCCTCCGGGCCAGGTTCACAATCACTCAACGTCCAGCCCTCAACCGCTATCCCCCGCCTGCAGCAGCAGGTTTCCCAGGCGAACCACTTCATCCACTAACCCCGCCACCTGCTCCGGCGCGTGGCGCGCGCCGATGTAACAGGGACGGATCGCCAGCGCCTCCCCCACCCGGGTAGAGGTGGGCATAAAGCGATTCTCCCTCACCAACTGGCGCAGCAGCATCTGGTTGAAGGCGTTAAGGTCGTCGATACGCTCATCCACAAAGCGGAAGCAGCAGATCGACAGGGTGGGCTCCAGCAACAACTCCAGTTGCGGGTGGGCACGGGCGATCTCCGCCAGCTCGAGGGCCATGTCGTTGTGGCGCACGATGCGCTGGCGAAAGCCCTCGACACCGATCTCCCGGATCATGCTCCACACTACCACCCCGCGACAGGGGGCGCTGAGCTCCACCCCGAAGTCAAAGTAGGGGATGCCGAAACTGTCGAGGGAGTGGTCG from Aestuariirhabdus litorea encodes:
- a CDS encoding substrate-binding periplasmic protein, which translates into the protein MTTLFSCFSPLFGSRTCGRLALSLVGLALVLLWPRNDTLADEIVLASPDYWCPFSCKAGEEKEGFAVDIIRAIFSAAGHRVRLVNENYSRALVNVRTGLYTATPSTFKEEAPGFVFPELPVSRNRYCFFALPDSEWRFEGEASLRNRKTGIIRNYSYGEALDPLIQAHPQWFVVHSGDNLTERMIRRVALGRMDAFVEEENLVSYSLSTQPGLAMKNVGCTRELYAYMAISPANPKAAEYAELFSSGLRALHQSGQLREILARYGIEEWPLPTAP
- the katG gene encoding catalase/peroxidase HPI, with product MGRNNSDNAGQCPFMHGSRTTMGDQGTANQQWWPNQLNLKILHQNSAETNPLGEAFDYRDAFNSLDYEALKQDLKALMTDSQPWWPADYGHYGPLFIRMAWHSAGTYRAGDGRGGAGSGGQRFAPLNSWPDNVNLDKARRLLWPIKQKYGNAISWADLMILTGNVALESMGLKPFGFGGGRADTWEPEEDIYWGSEKEWLADERYSGERDLEDPLAAVQMGLIYVNPEGPNGNPDPLAAARDIRETFKRMAMDDEETVALIAGGHTFGKTHGAGDAAQLGPEPEAAPIELQGLGWANSQGSGKGVDTISSGLEGAWTPNPIQWDNGFFDTLLGYEWELTRSPAGAQQWTPKEAAAKGTVPDAHDPSQRHAPMMATTDLALREDPAYRAISERFHANPDQFADAFARAWFKLTHRDMGPVARYLGPEVPGESLLWQDPLPPLDHPLVDSADIARLKAQLLESGLSISELVATAWASASSFRGSDMRGGANGARIRLAPQKDWAVNNPDQLARVLPVLEDIQQAFNQSQQGGKRISLADLIVLGGSAAIERAAQHAGIDIEVPFTPGRTDATQEQTDVESFAYLEPVADGFRNYLKGSYPVPAEELLIDRAQLLTLTAPQMTVLVGGLRVLNANSGQAPEGVFTHRPETLSNDFFVNLLDMGIEWTTVAGEANRFEGRDRASGETQWSATRVDLVFGSNSQLRALAEVYAQADNQERFVRDFVTAWCKVMNADRFDLN